The following coding sequences are from one Halorubrum sp. BOL3-1 window:
- a CDS encoding translation initiation factor eIF-2B, whose translation MIDETVAEIRAMRTHSTSAVAVKATRSLADLLDREYVAVDEFERDLEHNAGVLRRSNPSHAALHNAMREVERSIVGEATSAEGAKQLLEDVIARVVDDIETAKGEAAANAAEHIEDGDTLLVHDYSTTVLEAVENAARDGAHLTVYVTEARPRTLGRKTARVLAGMSRVETRMVVDSAMGYALRDCDRVLLGITCITGGTYYNRVGTFPLVVTARELGVPVTATGSGAKTIEEFRFENEFRDAVEVMREPVEDIEVENPSYDATPIGMIDTVITDDGVRN comes from the coding sequence ATGATCGACGAGACCGTCGCCGAGATCCGGGCGATGCGGACTCACAGCACGTCGGCGGTGGCCGTGAAGGCGACGCGGTCGCTCGCGGACCTACTCGACCGCGAGTACGTGGCCGTCGACGAGTTCGAGCGCGACCTCGAACACAACGCGGGCGTGTTGCGCCGGTCGAACCCCTCGCACGCCGCGCTCCACAACGCGATGCGCGAGGTCGAACGCTCCATCGTCGGTGAGGCGACAAGCGCCGAGGGCGCAAAGCAGCTCTTGGAGGACGTGATCGCCCGCGTCGTCGACGACATCGAGACCGCGAAGGGCGAGGCGGCCGCCAACGCGGCCGAACACATCGAGGACGGCGACACTCTCCTCGTCCACGACTACTCGACGACGGTGTTGGAGGCCGTCGAGAACGCCGCCCGCGACGGCGCGCACCTGACCGTCTACGTCACCGAGGCGCGCCCGCGAACGCTCGGTCGCAAGACCGCGCGCGTCCTCGCCGGAATGTCCCGCGTCGAGACGCGGATGGTCGTCGACAGCGCGATGGGGTACGCCCTCCGCGACTGCGACCGCGTCCTCCTCGGGATCACCTGTATCACCGGCGGGACCTACTACAACCGGGTCGGCACGTTCCCGCTCGTCGTCACCGCCCGCGAACTCGGCGTCCCCGTCACCGCGACCGGCTCGGGCGCGAAGACCATCGAGGAGTTCCGGTTCGAAAACGAGTTCCGCGACGCCGTCGAGGTGATGCGCGAGCCGGTCGAGGACATCGAAGTCGAGAATCCCAGCTACGACGCCACGCCGATCGGCATGATCGACACCGTGATCACCGACGACGGCGTCCGGAACTGA
- a CDS encoding DUF726 domain-containing protein, whose protein sequence is MVTTRGRLDEPSPTERSGSWQFDGADRVVLYVHGLGADAASARDQAHTAKLGLDEALGSADAPPVIGYSWASNVDWGPAKRAADDNAAPLADWLTAWADEDGRPVHLFAHSLGARVTGAALREFDERGRTDPLASASLFGGAIPRESVGSDGRYGPAIGALDAPLHNFHSRNDRVLGWVYRASDRTRAVGHEGLPDAATAPDGYADVEVTGLVADHYSYVEPGEGGLARAVDRIGFE, encoded by the coding sequence ATGGTGACCACCCGCGGTCGCCTCGACGAGCCGAGTCCAACGGAGCGCTCGGGGTCGTGGCAGTTCGACGGCGCCGACCGGGTGGTCCTGTACGTCCACGGTCTCGGGGCGGACGCGGCGTCGGCGCGCGATCAGGCGCACACCGCGAAGCTCGGTCTCGACGAGGCCCTCGGAAGCGCCGACGCTCCGCCCGTGATCGGCTACTCGTGGGCGTCGAACGTCGACTGGGGGCCGGCGAAGCGCGCCGCGGACGACAACGCCGCCCCGCTGGCCGACTGGCTGACGGCGTGGGCGGACGAGGACGGCCGGCCGGTCCACCTGTTCGCTCACTCGCTCGGCGCTCGGGTGACGGGCGCGGCGCTCCGCGAATTCGACGAACGCGGGCGCACGGACCCCCTCGCCTCGGCGTCGCTGTTCGGCGGGGCGATCCCGCGCGAGAGCGTCGGGAGCGACGGGCGATACGGTCCCGCGATCGGCGCGCTCGACGCCCCCCTCCACAACTTCCACAGCCGGAACGACCGCGTCCTCGGCTGGGTGTACCGCGCCTCGGACCGGACGCGCGCGGTCGGTCACGAGGGGCTCCCGGACGCCGCGACCGCACCGGACGGGTACGCGGACGTCGAGGTCACCGGTCTGGTCGCGGACCACTACTCGTACGTCGAGCCGGGAGAAGGCGGTCTGGCGCGGGCGGTCGACCGGATCGGGTTCGAGTAG